One Gymnogyps californianus isolate 813 chromosome 11, ASM1813914v2, whole genome shotgun sequence genomic window carries:
- the FEM1B gene encoding protein fem-1 homolog B: MEGLAGYVYKAASEGRVLTLAALLLNRSESDIKYLLGYVSQHGGQRSTPLIIAARNGHTKVVRLLLEHYRVQTQQTGTVRFDGFVIDGATALWCAAGAGHFEVVKLLVSHGANVNHTTVTNSTPLRAACFDGRLDIVKYLVENNANISIANKYDNTCLMIAAYKGHTDVVRYLLEQHADPNAKAHCGATALHFAAEAGHLEIVRELVKWKAAMMVNGHGMTPLKVAAESCKADVVELLLAHADCDRRSQIEALELLGASFANDRENYDIMKTYHYLYLAMLERYRDSENIIEKEVLPQIEAYGNRTECRTPQELESIRQDRDALHMEGLIVRERILGSDNIDVSHPIIYRGAVYADNMEFEQCIKLWLHALHLRQKGNRNTHKDLLRFAQVFSQMIHLNEPVKAKDIESVLRCSVLEIEQGMARIKTTQDSDIHTAMDNYECNIFTFLYLVCISTKTQCSEEDQSRINKQIYNLIHLDPRTRDGSSLLHHAVNSSTPVDDFHTNDVCSFPNALVTKLLLDCGADVNAVDNEGNSPLHIIVQYHRPISDFLTLHSIIISLVEAGAHTDMTNKQKKTPLDKSTTGVSEILLKTQMKLSLKCLAARAVRIYNISYQNQIPRTLEEFVKFH, from the exons aTGGAGGGCCTGGCCGGGTACGTGTACAAGGCGGCGAGCGAGGGGCGAGTGCTGACCCTGGCCGCGCTGCTCCTCAACCGCTCCGAGAGCGACATCAAGTACCTGCTGGGCTACGTCAGCCAGCACGGCGGGCAGCGCTCCACCCCGCTCATCATCGCCGCCCGCAACGGCCACACCAAGGTGGTCCGCCTGCTCCTCGAGCACTACCGCGTGCAGACCCAGCAGACCGGCACGGTCCGCTTCGACGG CTTTGTCATTGATGGAGCCACAGCTCTCTGGTGTGCGGCAGGAGCCGGCCACTTTGAAGTAGTCAAATTGCTGGTGAGTCACGGCGCCAATGTGAATCACACTACAGTGACCAATTCGACTCCCCTGAGGGCCGCGTGTTTCGATGGCAGGCTGGACATTGTGAAATACCTGGTAGAAAACAATGCCAACATCAGCATTGCCAACAAGTACGACAACACTTGCCTTATGATTGCGGCTTACAAAGGCCACACGGACGTGGTGAGGTACCTGCTCGAGCAGCACGCCGATCCCAACGCCAAAGCCCACTGCGGTGCCACGGCGTTGCACTTCGCGGCCGAAGCCGGCCACTTGGAAATAGTGAGGGAGCTGGTCAAGTGGAAGGCGGCGATGATGGTGAACGGCCACGGGATGACTCCGCTGAAAGTCGCTGCCGAGAGCTGCAAGGCCGACGTTGTagagctgctgcttgctcaCGCCGACTGTGATAGGAGAAGCCAGATTGAAGCTCTGGAACTTCTGGGTGCCTCATTTGCAAATGACAGAGAAAACTATGATATAATGAAGACTTACCACTATTTATATTTAGCGATGCTGGAGAGGTACCGAGACAGCGAGAATATAATTGAAAAAGAAGTTCTTCCACAAATTGAAGCTTACGGAAACAGGACTGAATGCAGGACTCCTCAGGAATTAGAGTCTATTAGGCAGGACAGAGACGCCCTTCACATGGAAGGCCTCATTGTGCGGGAGAGAATTCTGGGCTCGGACAATATCGATGTTTCTCACCCCATTATTTACCGTGGGGCTGTTTATGCAGATAACATGGAGTTTGAACAGTGTATCAAGCTATGGCTCCATGCGTTGCATCTAAGGCAAAAAGGCAACAGGAACACTCATAAGGACCTCCTGAGGTTTGCTCAAGTCTTTTCTCAGATGATACACTTAAACGAGCCTGTTAAAGCCAAGGACATCGAGAGCGTTCTGAGGTGCAGTGTCTTGGAAATAGAACAAGGCATGGCCCGGATCAAAACCACCCAAGACTCTGACATCCACACAGCCATGGACAACTACGAATGCAACATTTTTACCTTTCTCTACTTAGTCTGCATCTCTACCAAGACCCAGTGCAGTGAAGAGGATCAGTCGCGAATCAACAAACAGATTTATAACCTGATTCACCTCGATCCCAGAACTCGGGATGGCTCTAGTTTGCTGCATCATGCTGTCAATTCCAGTACGCCGGTTGACGACTTCCACACGAATGATGTCTGCAGCTTTCCGAACGCGCTTGTCACAAAACTCTTGCTAGATTGTGGTGCTGACGTGAACGCTGTGGACAACGAAGGGAATAGTCCGCTCCACATCATTGTCCAATACCACAGGCCCATCAGTGACTTCTTGACGTTGCATTCCATCATCATTAGCCTGGTGGAGGCTGGTGCTCATACAGACATGACgaataagcagaagaaaaccccTCTTGATAAAAGTACAACAGGGGTGTCTGAAATACTCCTTAAAACTCAAATGAAGCTGAGTCTCAAGTGCCTGGCTGCCCGAGCAGTACGGATCTATAACATCAGCTACCAAAACCAGATCCCCAGAACTCTGGAAGAATTTGTGAAGTTTCACTAG